The following are from one region of the Klebsiella aerogenes genome:
- a CDS encoding VapE family protein, protein MPEIKNWGATPDDWFHFDLVLGRTDQLLPVVCNPNAAISPNSKLKALGKTPSLYNRDRLATGIKDWTEHVVTEHDFARWSKEPDYGICVRTGNGWLALDCDSEDADVQQKIRDLLAQLLGDVPPRRWRANSNKCLYLLGVEGDFRKRIHRLEGELGIIELLANGQQFVACGTHSSGARIEWDNELPDDPPAVSADQLETLWQQLADVLPVSVTTEAGSSKMRDRSTFTPGATDETAEYLDANGWTLLDGTNGERYIRCPFEDGHSTGGDPTSTVYFPAGTAGFDLGHFKCLHASCAHRNDGDYLNAIGIRNDDFEDLTSTEIAEPLPLPAFERDKWGRIEATISNAAKAVVRPDFVDIDIRFDQFRDEIMFAPAGSGQWQAFTDPDYARLRITMEKRGFKAVGRELIRDVVLLAADEQPFDSATTWLNGLEWDGVPRIEHFYHTHFGTADTPYTRAVSMYMWTALAGRVLEPGIKADMVPILVGRQGCGKSSGVEALSPDPAFFTEISFAEKDDDLARKMRGRLVAEIGELRGLNTKELESIKAFVTRTHENWIPKYREFATQFPRRLVFIGTTNEDEFLADKTGNRRWLPVEVSSVDVQAIKRDLLLLWAEARETFKRLGGIQFRDAERLGASVHEQYTIKDAWLETVEKWLDTPDLMTNDIPRNCEFLRASDVLRDAIGLDPRHIGKREEMRISNVLQNCGYKRETRRVEGKLMKVWRQA, encoded by the coding sequence ATGCCAGAGATTAAGAACTGGGGGGCGACGCCTGACGATTGGTTCCACTTCGATCTGGTGCTGGGCCGTACTGACCAGCTGCTGCCGGTCGTGTGCAATCCGAACGCTGCCATTTCCCCCAACAGCAAACTGAAAGCGCTGGGCAAAACGCCGAGCCTGTATAACCGCGACCGCCTGGCAACTGGTATCAAAGACTGGACAGAGCATGTTGTGACTGAGCACGACTTTGCGCGCTGGTCAAAAGAGCCTGATTACGGGATTTGCGTTCGTACCGGTAACGGCTGGCTGGCGCTCGATTGCGACAGCGAAGACGCCGACGTGCAGCAAAAGATCCGCGACCTGCTCGCGCAGCTGCTGGGCGACGTTCCGCCGCGGCGCTGGCGTGCGAACAGCAATAAATGCCTGTACCTGCTGGGTGTGGAAGGTGATTTCCGCAAACGCATTCACCGCCTCGAGGGCGAACTCGGCATTATCGAGCTGCTGGCCAACGGTCAACAATTCGTTGCCTGCGGTACGCACAGCAGCGGCGCCCGTATCGAATGGGATAACGAGCTGCCGGATGATCCGCCGGCGGTATCGGCTGACCAGCTCGAAACACTGTGGCAGCAGCTGGCCGACGTTCTCCCTGTATCGGTCACCACCGAAGCGGGTAGCAGTAAGATGCGTGACCGCTCAACCTTTACACCCGGCGCCACCGACGAAACGGCGGAATACCTGGACGCCAACGGCTGGACTCTGCTGGACGGTACCAACGGCGAGCGTTATATCCGCTGCCCGTTCGAGGACGGACACAGTACCGGCGGCGACCCTACCAGTACGGTTTACTTCCCGGCGGGTACAGCTGGTTTTGACCTCGGCCATTTCAAGTGCCTGCACGCCAGCTGCGCCCACCGCAACGATGGTGATTACCTGAATGCTATCGGCATCCGCAACGACGATTTCGAAGACCTCACCAGCACCGAAATTGCCGAACCTTTACCGCTGCCGGCGTTCGAGCGTGACAAATGGGGGCGCATCGAGGCCACCATCAGCAACGCGGCCAAAGCGGTTGTGCGTCCTGATTTCGTGGATATCGATATTCGTTTCGACCAGTTCCGCGATGAAATCATGTTCGCACCGGCGGGCTCCGGCCAGTGGCAGGCGTTCACCGATCCGGATTACGCGCGCCTGCGTATCACGATGGAAAAACGCGGCTTTAAAGCGGTTGGGCGCGAGCTTATCCGCGATGTGGTACTGCTGGCCGCAGATGAACAGCCTTTCGATTCAGCGACTACCTGGCTGAACGGGCTGGAATGGGACGGCGTACCGCGCATCGAACATTTCTACCATACCCACTTCGGTACCGCCGATACGCCATACACCCGCGCGGTGTCCATGTACATGTGGACGGCGCTGGCGGGCAGGGTGCTGGAGCCCGGCATAAAAGCTGACATGGTGCCTATTCTCGTCGGGCGGCAGGGTTGCGGCAAGTCCTCGGGCGTGGAAGCGCTCAGCCCCGATCCTGCTTTCTTCACAGAGATATCGTTCGCAGAGAAAGACGACGACCTCGCGCGCAAGATGCGCGGGCGGCTGGTCGCTGAGATTGGCGAGCTGCGCGGCCTTAACACCAAAGAGCTGGAATCCATCAAGGCATTCGTGACGCGTACGCATGAGAACTGGATCCCCAAATACCGGGAGTTCGCTACGCAGTTCCCGCGTCGCCTTGTGTTCATCGGTACCACCAACGAAGACGAGTTCCTCGCGGATAAAACCGGTAACCGCCGGTGGTTGCCCGTCGAGGTCTCCAGCGTCGATGTGCAGGCTATTAAGCGCGACCTGCTACTGCTGTGGGCGGAAGCCCGCGAGACATTTAAGCGCCTCGGCGGTATCCAGTTCCGCGATGCTGAACGCCTCGGCGCGAGTGTCCATGAGCAGTACACCATTAAAGACGCGTGGCTCGAGACGGTCGAGAAATGGCTCGATACACCTGACCTGATGACTAATGACATTCCGCGAAATTGCGAATTTTTACGCGCTAGCGACGTGTTGCGCGATGCAATTGGGTTAGATCCTCGCCACATCGGAAAACGCGAAGAAATGCGAATTAGTAATGTTTTGCAAAATTGCGGTTATAAGCGCGAAACAAGGCGCGTTGAAGGCAAGTTAATGAAGGTTTGGCGGCAAGCGTAA